In the genome of Longimicrobiales bacterium, one region contains:
- a CDS encoding SLBB domain-containing protein has translation MKLRTLQIVLLTALTAATASAQTAPPQSGAGAWDPTGLQLTRPELEALLTEYETMATSSSYSGKLRQRAEAEAALIRQRLSEGDLRVGDRIELIVEGHANLTNTFNVVAGRIVVLPGLALTPTEVPLDGVLRSELQPHMQKFIERFIRNPVVHARSLVRLEVMGAVGKPGFYMLPSDMLFSEALMAAGGVAGAGDLDRIRVERGGEVIWDRDQVREAIREGRTLDQLSINAGDAIFVDQKTSRFTQVRTVLGVISSLGAIFWMGRRAGVF, from the coding sequence ATGAAGTTGCGCACTCTCCAGATCGTTCTCCTTACCGCGCTCACAGCCGCGACGGCTTCAGCACAGACTGCGCCGCCGCAGAGCGGTGCGGGCGCGTGGGACCCGACCGGGCTTCAGCTGACGCGGCCGGAGCTCGAGGCGCTGCTCACGGAATACGAGACCATGGCGACGTCGTCCTCGTACAGCGGCAAGCTGCGCCAGCGGGCAGAGGCCGAAGCGGCCCTGATCCGTCAGCGGCTGAGCGAAGGCGATCTCCGTGTGGGGGACCGCATTGAACTGATCGTCGAGGGACACGCCAACCTGACGAACACGTTCAACGTGGTGGCGGGCCGCATCGTCGTGCTGCCCGGTCTGGCACTGACGCCGACCGAGGTGCCACTCGACGGCGTGCTGCGTTCGGAGCTCCAGCCGCACATGCAGAAGTTCATTGAACGGTTCATTCGCAATCCGGTCGTGCATGCCCGCTCACTCGTGCGACTCGAGGTCATGGGCGCGGTGGGCAAGCCGGGGTTCTACATGCTGCCCTCTGACATGCTGTTCAGTGAAGCCCTCATGGCCGCCGGCGGCGTGGCGGGCGCTGGTGATCTGGACAGGATCCGTGTCGAGCGGGGCGGCGAAGTGATCTGGGATCGGGATCAGGTGCGCGAAGCGATCCGTGAGGGCCGTACACTCGATCAGCTGAGCATCAATGCAGGCGATGCCATCTTCGTCGACCAGAAGACGAGCCGGTTTACCCAGGTCAGGACCGTGTTGGGTGTAATATCGAGCCTGGGTGCAATTTTCTGGATGGGCCGGCGGGCGGGTGTTTTCTAG